The proteins below come from a single Geobacillus thermoleovorans genomic window:
- a CDS encoding carboxypeptidase M32: MKPIEAQFLQYVKKMTGYREAIGLMYWDLRTGAPKKGVEQRSEVIGMLSEEVFRMSTSEEMAAFIAKLSPKAVYEQLNDVTKKTLDECKKEYERNKKIPADEYKEFVVLCSKAESVWEEAKAAADFARFRPYLEQIIEFQRRFIRYWGYEGHPYNTLLDQYEPGMTVDLLDELFSRLRERIVPLVHAISAASDKPDTSFLFAPFPKEKQRAFLLELLKELGYDFGKGRLDETVHPFAIGLNPNDVRITTRYDERDFRTAVFGTIHECGHALYEQHISEALVGTPLASGASMGIHESQSLFFENMIGRHYAFWKRHYPRLQQYAPTQFADVSLDAFYRAINEAKPSLIRIEADELTYPLHIIIRYEIEKQLFAGELEAIDLPDVWNEKYEQYLGIRPHNDAVGVLQDVHWSGGSFGYFPSYALGYMYAAQFKQAMKKELDVAGLLEEGNIAPIREWLTVHIHQFGKMKKPLELVRDATGETLKADYLIQYLEEKYKALYRL; encoded by the coding sequence GTGAAACCAATCGAAGCGCAGTTTTTGCAATACGTGAAAAAAATGACGGGCTACCGCGAAGCGATTGGCCTCATGTATTGGGATTTGCGGACTGGCGCCCCGAAAAAAGGGGTCGAGCAGCGATCAGAAGTGATCGGCATGCTGTCAGAAGAAGTGTTTCGCATGTCGACATCCGAGGAGATGGCAGCCTTTATCGCCAAGCTGTCGCCCAAAGCCGTCTACGAGCAGCTGAATGACGTGACAAAGAAAACGCTTGATGAATGCAAAAAAGAATACGAGCGCAATAAAAAAATTCCAGCGGATGAATACAAAGAGTTTGTCGTGCTTTGTTCCAAAGCGGAAAGCGTTTGGGAAGAAGCGAAAGCGGCTGCTGATTTCGCCCGGTTTCGCCCGTATTTGGAGCAAATCATCGAGTTTCAGCGCCGCTTTATCCGTTATTGGGGGTATGAAGGACACCCGTACAATACGCTGCTCGATCAATACGAGCCGGGCATGACCGTCGATTTGCTTGACGAACTGTTCAGCCGCCTGCGCGAACGCATCGTCCCGCTTGTGCACGCCATTTCCGCCGCGTCCGACAAGCCGGACACGTCCTTTTTGTTCGCGCCGTTTCCAAAAGAAAAGCAGCGCGCTTTTCTGCTTGAGTTGCTTAAAGAGCTCGGCTATGATTTTGGCAAGGGGAGACTTGATGAGACGGTCCATCCATTTGCGATCGGGCTCAACCCGAACGATGTGCGCATTACGACGCGCTACGACGAGCGCGACTTCCGCACCGCGGTGTTTGGCACGATCCATGAATGCGGCCATGCGCTGTATGAACAACACATTTCCGAGGCGCTTGTCGGCACTCCGCTTGCAAGCGGGGCGTCGATGGGCATTCATGAATCGCAGTCGCTCTTTTTTGAAAATATGATCGGACGCCACTATGCGTTTTGGAAGCGGCATTACCCGCGCCTGCAGCAATACGCGCCCACGCAGTTCGCCGACGTTTCGCTTGATGCGTTTTACCGGGCGATCAATGAAGCGAAGCCGTCGCTCATTCGTATTGAAGCGGACGAACTGACGTATCCGCTCCATATTATCATCCGCTATGAAATCGAAAAGCAGCTGTTTGCTGGGGAGCTGGAAGCGATCGACTTGCCGGATGTATGGAATGAGAAATATGAACAATACCTTGGCATCCGCCCGCACAACGATGCGGTCGGCGTGTTGCAGGACGTCCATTGGTCCGGCGGCAGCTTCGGCTATTTCCCATCGTATGCGCTCGGCTATATGTATGCGGCGCAATTCAAGCAAGCGATGAAAAAAGAGTTGGATGTAGCTGGGCTGCTTGAAGAGGGGAACATCGCACCGATCCGTGAATGGCTGACCGTTCATATCCACC